In Falco rusticolus isolate bFalRus1 chromosome 7, bFalRus1.pri, whole genome shotgun sequence, the DNA window CGTCTGCTTGAAGAACAACTTTCTAAAATCAAGAAGCAAACCGGATTCTCACATAGCAAACCAGCTCTTTGTGGAGCACAAACATAAATTTATCTACTGTGAGGTGCCCAAGGTAGGATGCTCCAACTGGAAGagaactatttttcttctccaagcaGATTTGAATGCAGAAGCTTCTGAAATTGAGCATGACCACATCCACCAAACCTCGCTGATCAAAAAGCTGGCGACTTACCCTCCTGCCACACAGAAGGTATTGCTGAGCAATTACACCAAAGTGATGTTCACCAGACATCCCTTGGAACGGTTGGTTTCAGCATACAGAGACAAACTTCTGCACTCGGAGCCGTTCTACAGTATCACTGTCGCTAATGAGATTAGGGCAAtgttcaggaaaaacaaaaactctTCCGAAAAAGTGAGTTTCCAGGAGTTTGTCAACTTCATTATAGCAAAACCACCAAACGCTCTTGACATTCACTGGAAACCAATGTTTCTGCTCTGTGATCCTTGCAACATTCACTATGATATTTTGGGTAAGTATGAAACTCTTGCGTTAGACTCCGAGCACGTTCTGAAGGTCATTGGAGCACCAGAGAGCCTGCACTACCCCAGCTTGAAGAGGTATGGCTCAGAGAAACGAACTAATGGTGATATCACCTTGGAGTATCTCAGACAATTGAACTCAGAACAAATTGAGAAGGtaaaaaaattgtatcaaatggattttttcttGTTCAACTATACTATGAAATATAAGGATTATTTTTCCCTGCATAACTAACGTAGATTAAACAAAGAACAGTTTGCTGTGTACAAAATAGGCTGAACTTGTCCTCACAGATGTTTGACGGGTGGGTTGGTAACTGAATCCTGATGAGATTTTACTGGTGTTTGGAGACAGGGTTTATCATTCTAAGAACTCCTATAACAAATCCCTGCCATAATCCGTTGTACTGTACAGTACTTACATGAAATTATTGTCTTTCTGTTGATCATTAATGGTATAAGTTTGTTTCATGAAGACTGTTTATAGATGATAGATTTTGGGTTGTTGGTAAGAGATAGGGGAAGGATGAAGAATGTTGTTTTTCACAACTAATATTTTTAGaacaccatttttttccctataaatgattttaaatttattagAAAACCCCACACGAAGTAATAAATAATCTGCTTTAGATTCAAACCACTCTTTGTCTGCAAAAGCCTCAATCATGGATCCTGTAGGAAAGAAGCAAATAACTTCAGATGCTTTAAGCTGCATTATTTGAACTGAATGCCCAATTATATTCCCCTCCAGCAGTGCTCTCACCACAGCCCACCGGCCTCCTCCCTCAAGCAGCGCAGTTGACAGCAACCCAGCCAGAGTTTCCCTTTTACCTCTTCAGAATCTTCTGATGACCAGGTCTGGTGTTCATGGTGGATTTGCAAACTCGTTTCACCACCTTTGTGAGCATTATGGTCTAACTTAAGAGGGAAAGTCTGAACAgcatatctttttaaaaaaaatatctgttctcCAAAAGCACTTACCAGCCAGTCAACTGACTGGCCAGCCAGCGCAGAAGGACAATATCTGGGTGTTCCCCATTTGTGTCTGCTGGAGCCCGTGAGCCCTTGGGACTTACCTGAGCATGACTTAGGTGGGCCAGGGTAACCTCAGATAATACCTTTGTTCTACCTGTTGCTTTCTCACCT includes these proteins:
- the LOC119151820 gene encoding carbohydrate sulfotransferase 9-like, which produces MNQKVLVFLLPNFIFAIFLFGFFCKRQKNLTGAFPNPTEDWLAIQNDRKSTLASVCLKNNFLKSRSKPDSHIANQLFVEHKHKFIYCEVPKVGCSNWKRTIFLLQADLNAEASEIEHDHIHQTSLIKKLATYPPATQKVLLSNYTKVMFTRHPLERLVSAYRDKLLHSEPFYSITVANEIRAMFRKNKNSSEKVSFQEFVNFIIAKPPNALDIHWKPMFLLCDPCNIHYDILGKYETLALDSEHVLKVIGAPESLHYPSLKRYGSEKRTNGDITLEYLRQLNSEQIEKVKKLYQMDFFLFNYTMKYKDYFSLHN